One window of Mesorhizobium sp. WSM4904 genomic DNA carries:
- a CDS encoding ABC transporter substrate-binding protein, translating to MKKYLTIGPLLAGAALLASVGVSSAEGKYTIGISNTVQGNGWREEMICAMKAQALASGEVAKLNIAHRNTDAAGQLEDIRNLISAKVNAIVVNPADPAGIKAGLEEATKAGIVVVAVDQAVTEPSAYIISNNQEQYAYLGAKWLFQQMGGKGEVLYMRGAAGASADSDRDKGFKKALAEFPDVKVAQEVFTGWQQDQGKQQILSFLATGAPINGIWTSGIDNVIVDALVEQQAPMVPVVGADNAGFVGQLNTVKGLVGAAVTNPGSIGGAGVTLALQILDGKKPAQQTVLVEPQLWENATDEGKAKLKSAADPSLSPEWPVSISIPDWTTYTKEQIVACKGPGE from the coding sequence ATGAAGAAATACCTGACCATTGGCCCGCTACTTGCCGGTGCCGCCTTGCTTGCCTCGGTGGGCGTCTCGTCCGCCGAGGGCAAATACACGATCGGCATTTCCAACACCGTGCAGGGCAACGGCTGGCGCGAGGAGATGATCTGCGCCATGAAGGCGCAGGCATTGGCGTCCGGCGAGGTGGCGAAGCTCAACATCGCCCATCGCAACACCGACGCCGCCGGCCAGCTCGAGGACATTCGCAACCTGATCAGCGCCAAGGTCAACGCCATCGTCGTCAACCCGGCCGATCCGGCCGGCATCAAGGCCGGGCTGGAGGAGGCGACCAAGGCCGGTATCGTCGTCGTCGCCGTCGACCAGGCGGTCACCGAGCCTTCCGCCTACATTATCTCCAACAACCAGGAACAATATGCCTATCTCGGCGCCAAGTGGCTGTTCCAGCAGATGGGCGGCAAGGGCGAGGTGCTTTACATGCGCGGCGCCGCCGGCGCCTCGGCCGACAGCGACCGGGACAAAGGCTTCAAGAAGGCACTGGCCGAATTCCCCGATGTAAAGGTCGCGCAGGAGGTGTTCACCGGCTGGCAGCAGGATCAGGGCAAGCAGCAGATCCTGTCCTTCCTCGCCACGGGAGCGCCGATCAACGGCATCTGGACCTCCGGCATCGACAACGTCATTGTCGACGCGCTGGTGGAACAGCAAGCGCCGATGGTGCCGGTTGTCGGCGCCGACAATGCCGGCTTCGTCGGCCAGCTGAACACGGTCAAGGGTCTGGTCGGCGCCGCCGTCACCAACCCCGGCTCGATCGGTGGCGCCGGCGTCACGCTGGCGCTGCAGATCCTCGACGGCAAGAAGCCGGCGCAGCAGACCGTCCTGGTCGAGCCGCAGCTCTGGGAGAACGCCACGGACGAAGGCAAGGCCAAGCTGAAGTCGGCCGCCGATCCGTCGCTCAGCCCCGAGTGGCCGGTCTCGATCTCGATCCCGGACTGGACCACCTACACCAAGGAGCAGATCGTCGCCTGCAAGGGCCCGGGCGAATAA
- a CDS encoding sugar phosphate isomerase/epimerase, which produces MKLGLLTAPFPDISLGEVADWARSAGFEALEIACWPKASGASRRYAGTSHIDADISASEAKDIAAELAGKGLTISGLGFYPNPLHPDQAHREAVIEHLKKVIVLASRMGVSFVNTFCGGDASKTVDANWETARKVWPAIIAHAREHGVKLAFENCPMIFSYDEWPGGHNIAYSPYVWRRILEAWGGDVGMNFDPSHLVWQMIDKERFIREFGPHMLHVHAKDLMIDHDGLYERGILSAGIGWQVPRMPGLGDINWGSIFSGLYRAGYDGPVIIEHEDRRFEGSDEKVKRGFLLARDVLRPFVK; this is translated from the coding sequence ATGAAGCTTGGACTACTCACGGCACCATTCCCGGACATCTCGCTCGGCGAAGTCGCCGACTGGGCGCGCTCGGCCGGCTTCGAGGCCCTGGAGATCGCCTGCTGGCCGAAGGCTTCGGGCGCCAGCCGCCGCTATGCCGGCACCAGCCATATCGACGCCGACATCTCGGCGTCGGAGGCCAAAGACATCGCCGCCGAGCTCGCCGGCAAGGGCCTGACGATCTCCGGCCTCGGCTTCTATCCCAATCCCCTGCATCCCGATCAGGCGCATCGCGAGGCGGTGATCGAACATCTGAAGAAGGTGATCGTGCTGGCGAGCCGCATGGGTGTCTCGTTCGTCAACACCTTCTGCGGCGGCGACGCTTCGAAAACTGTCGACGCCAATTGGGAAACAGCGCGGAAAGTCTGGCCCGCGATCATCGCCCATGCGCGCGAGCACGGCGTGAAGCTCGCCTTCGAGAACTGCCCGATGATCTTCAGCTATGACGAATGGCCGGGCGGGCACAACATCGCCTACTCGCCTTATGTCTGGCGCCGGATCCTCGAAGCCTGGGGCGGCGATGTCGGCATGAATTTCGACCCCTCGCATCTCGTCTGGCAGATGATCGACAAGGAACGCTTCATCCGCGAGTTCGGACCGCACATGCTGCATGTGCATGCCAAGGACCTGATGATTGATCATGATGGTTTGTACGAGCGCGGAATTCTTTCCGCTGGCATAGGCTGGCAGGTGCCGCGCATGCCGGGGCTTGGCGACATCAACTGGGGCAGCATCTTTTCGGGTCTTTACCGGGCTGGATATGACGGGCCGGTCATCATCGAGCATGAGGACCGGCGGTTCGAGGGAAGCGACGAAAAGGTGAAGCGCGGTTTCCTGCTGGCCCGTGATGTGCTGCGTCCCTTCGTCAAATGA
- a CDS encoding mannitol dehydrogenase family protein — MTAAERLGPAVLGRLPPEVSKPAYDRSALRPGIAHIGVGAFHRCHQAEYTDDLLANHFDRWGLVGINIRPPLLAETLGRQDGVYTRLIRQNDEVEARVIGSIVRVVDSQDSAAPALEVLSSPEIEMVTMTVTEKGYCHIPSSGALDLDHPDIVHDLANPQAPRSVPGILARALEMRMVSHGRPVTLLSCDNIPANGTILGNVVRTFAERRGSGLADWIAANVAFPSAMVDRIAPATTEADIDAVEERFGYRDGAVVVGERFRQWVIEDSFAGRVPRWDRVGASFVDDVTPFEHLKMRVLNGAQTTLAYLGVLGGFEHTFEAIADPLLATFVRRMLIEETLPTLMPVPGISPTAYVEQSLARLTNTAIRHRNHQIATDGSQKIVQRLLNPIRDRLAMGLSIALLSVPVAGWMAYLVKASARFGRAWQASDPFAERIAAIAGRIGADSEALADAILAIDAIFDPSLAANTTFRAHVTTGLDGLLSSNPMGFVRQVCAGPADAWLKRPARSA; from the coding sequence GTGACCGCCGCCGAGCGCCTCGGCCCCGCCGTGCTCGGCCGCTTGCCGCCCGAGGTAAGCAAGCCGGCTTACGATCGCTCGGCGCTGCGGCCAGGGATCGCGCATATCGGCGTCGGCGCCTTCCACCGCTGCCATCAGGCCGAATACACCGACGACCTTCTGGCAAACCATTTCGACCGCTGGGGACTGGTCGGCATCAACATCCGGCCTCCCCTGCTCGCCGAAACGCTCGGCCGACAGGATGGTGTCTACACGCGGCTGATTCGCCAGAACGACGAGGTCGAGGCGCGCGTCATCGGCAGCATTGTGCGCGTCGTTGACAGCCAGGACAGCGCCGCGCCGGCGCTCGAGGTGCTTTCCTCGCCCGAGATCGAGATGGTCACCATGACGGTGACCGAGAAAGGCTATTGCCACATCCCGTCGAGCGGCGCGCTCGACCTCGACCACCCCGACATCGTGCATGATCTTGCCAATCCGCAAGCGCCGCGCAGCGTGCCCGGCATACTGGCAAGGGCGCTGGAAATGCGCATGGTCTCGCATGGCCGGCCGGTGACGCTGCTTTCCTGCGACAACATCCCGGCCAACGGCACCATTCTCGGCAATGTCGTGCGGACATTCGCCGAAAGGCGCGGCAGCGGGCTGGCCGACTGGATCGCCGCCAATGTTGCCTTTCCTTCCGCCATGGTCGACCGCATCGCGCCGGCGACGACAGAAGCCGATATCGACGCGGTCGAAGAGCGCTTCGGCTATCGCGACGGCGCCGTCGTCGTCGGCGAGCGGTTTCGCCAATGGGTTATCGAGGACAGTTTCGCCGGACGCGTGCCGCGCTGGGACCGCGTCGGCGCCAGCTTCGTCGACGACGTCACCCCGTTCGAGCATCTCAAGATGCGGGTGCTGAACGGCGCCCAGACGACGCTTGCCTATCTCGGCGTGCTCGGCGGCTTCGAGCACACTTTCGAAGCAATTGCCGATCCGCTGCTTGCCACCTTTGTCCGCCGCATGCTGATCGAAGAGACGCTGCCGACGCTGATGCCGGTGCCTGGCATCTCACCGACCGCCTATGTCGAGCAGAGCCTTGCGCGCCTCACCAACACGGCGATACGCCATCGCAATCACCAGATCGCCACCGACGGCTCGCAGAAGATCGTCCAGCGCCTGCTCAACCCGATCCGCGACCGCTTGGCCATGGGCCTGAGCATTGCGCTTCTCTCGGTCCCGGTCGCCGGCTGGATGGCTTATCTGGTCAAGGCTTCCGCGCGTTTCGGCCGCGCCTGGCAGGCGTCCGATCCTTTTGCCGAGAGGATCGCGGCGATCGCCGGCCGCATTGGTGCCGACAGCGAAGCCCTCGCCGACGCAATCCTTGCCATCGATGCCATCTTCGACCCGTCGCTTGCGGCCAACACGACGTTCCGCGCGCATGTGACCACCGGTCTCGACGGCCTGCTTTCGAGCAACCCGATGGGCTTTGTCAGACAAGTCTGTGCTGGGCCAGCGGATGCGTGGTTGAAGCGCCCGGCGCGATCTGCATAG
- a CDS encoding SDR family oxidoreductase, with amino-acid sequence MEVRLDGKVVLVTGATQGIGRAIAETAARSGAEALLITGRNQQRGDAIAADLTAMGAPAAFVAADLGDPDTPALLASGCIERFGRIDGLVNAGALTDRASFVDADLDGWASLFAANARAPFFLMQAAIADMKKRGQGGAIVNILSINAHCGAPELAVYSATKGALATLTKNAANAHRFDRIRVNGINVGWTDTPAERIMQAETLGQGPGWLDAANAAQPFGRLFSVNDIANLAVFLLSDAAGPMTGALIDQEQWVIGANR; translated from the coding sequence ATGGAGGTTCGGCTCGACGGCAAGGTGGTGCTGGTCACCGGCGCGACGCAAGGCATTGGCCGTGCGATCGCCGAGACGGCCGCGCGCTCCGGCGCCGAAGCTCTGCTGATCACCGGCCGCAACCAGCAACGCGGCGACGCCATCGCGGCGGACCTGACGGCCATGGGCGCGCCTGCCGCTTTCGTCGCCGCCGACCTCGGCGACCCGGACACACCGGCACTGCTCGCCTCGGGATGCATCGAGCGCTTCGGCCGCATCGACGGGCTGGTCAACGCGGGGGCTCTGACCGACCGTGCCTCTTTCGTCGACGCCGACTTGGACGGCTGGGCATCGCTGTTCGCCGCCAACGCCCGCGCGCCCTTCTTCCTGATGCAGGCAGCGATCGCCGACATGAAGAAGCGCGGCCAGGGCGGCGCCATCGTCAACATCCTGTCGATCAATGCGCATTGCGGCGCGCCGGAGCTTGCCGTCTATTCCGCCACCAAGGGCGCGCTGGCGACATTGACCAAGAACGCCGCCAACGCGCATCGCTTCGATCGCATCCGCGTCAATGGCATCAATGTCGGCTGGACCGACACGCCGGCCGAGCGCATCATGCAGGCCGAAACGCTCGGCCAGGGTCCGGGCTGGCTCGACGCCGCCAACGCGGCGCAGCCCTTCGGCCGGCTGTTCTCGGTCAACGACATCGCGAACCTTGCCGTCTTCCTGCTTTCCGACGCGGCCGGACCGATGACCGGCGCGCTGATCGACCAGGAGCAATGGGTGATCGGAGCGAACCGGTGA